In Saccharothrix syringae, the following are encoded in one genomic region:
- a CDS encoding antibiotic biosynthesis monooxygenase family protein, translating to MFVATNRLFVPADRAEEFEARFRANMREYLPNVPGLRRSTLLRPTRPDQPYVAVNEFDSEEDFRAWVASASFKEAHRRNAGIARHVTGNAVETFHPSEDLVITR from the coding sequence GTGTTCGTCGCGACCAACCGCCTGTTCGTACCCGCCGACCGCGCCGAGGAGTTCGAGGCGCGCTTCCGCGCGAACATGCGCGAGTACCTGCCGAACGTCCCGGGCCTGCGGCGCAGCACCCTGCTGCGCCCGACCCGACCGGACCAGCCCTACGTGGCGGTCAACGAGTTCGACAGCGAGGAGGACTTCCGGGCGTGGGTCGCCTCGGCCTCCTTCAAGGAGGCGCACCGGCGCAACGCCGGCATCGCCCGCCACGTCACGGGCAACGCCGTGGAAACCTTCCACCCCTCGGAAGACCTCGTGATCACGAGGTAG
- a CDS encoding DUF305 domain-containing protein, translating into MRVVLIAVLAAVLVGCTSQASDEAPVIVPQGPGEPARTLSPEDVGTDRWVAPSEADVTYVAKMIVHHRQALEMSALAPERAQDATVKGLASRINDTQGPEIGAMEQWQREYAQQAPAHGHSGSQPEFDHAAMPGMASAADLAALAAARGADFDRLYVRLMTAHHEGALKMAVEVLSNGSDVRVEEMANDVIVTQTDEIERMKAIALP; encoded by the coding sequence ATGCGGGTCGTGTTGATCGCGGTGCTGGCGGCCGTGCTGGTGGGCTGCACGTCGCAGGCGTCGGACGAAGCGCCGGTCATCGTGCCGCAGGGGCCGGGCGAGCCGGCCCGGACGCTCTCGCCCGAGGACGTCGGGACCGACCGGTGGGTCGCGCCCAGCGAGGCCGATGTGACGTATGTCGCGAAGATGATCGTGCACCACCGGCAGGCGCTGGAGATGTCGGCGCTGGCCCCGGAACGCGCCCAGGACGCGACGGTGAAGGGCCTGGCCTCGCGCATCAACGACACCCAGGGGCCGGAGATCGGCGCCATGGAGCAGTGGCAGCGCGAGTACGCCCAGCAGGCGCCGGCCCACGGGCACAGCGGTTCGCAGCCCGAGTTCGACCACGCCGCCATGCCGGGCATGGCCTCGGCGGCGGACCTGGCGGCGTTGGCCGCGGCGCGCGGGGCGGATTTCGACCGGCTTTACGTGCGGTTGATGACCGCGCACCACGAGGGTGCCCTGAAGATGGCGGTCGAGGTGCTGTCCAACGGGTCCGACGTGCGGGTCGAGGAGATGGCCAACGACGTGATTGTCACCCAGACGGATGAAATCGAGCGGATGAAGGCGATCGCCCTGCCTTGA
- a CDS encoding LVIVD repeat-containing protein, giving the protein MGAFALSLSGLATGPQAMAAPEDTDLAGLSEEQLSSQEQPATGIPGVDEIRHTRNIKLLANLPKPAPFTSSSTWSDLAFQDHYAIAGNYDGFVVYDIRNPRKPEIVSKVLCPGSQNDVSVKGDLLFLSTDSSRSDSSCASTSLPATNKDAWEGIKIFDISDIRNPRYIKAVETKCGSHTHTLVPDKRGKDVYLYVSSYSPNAAFPDCQPPHDLISVVKVPLKDPTSAHVLSENVVFPDGGNAGRSGTVETGYVTATSGCHDITVYPSKDLAAGACMGDGVLWDISDREKPREINRVQDNVNFAFWHSATFNNAGTKVIFTDELGGGGAATCNETIAPTRGADGIYDITGRGDGRKLEFRSYFKIPRVQADTENCVAHNGSLIPVQGRDIMVQAWYQGGISVFDFTDSSRPKEIAWFERGPVPNGGSGGAWSTYYYNGYIYSSDISKGFDVLDIRDPRTATGKLIRTGELNVQTQGSYRDLFPRR; this is encoded by the coding sequence ATGGGGGCCTTCGCGCTGAGCCTGTCCGGACTGGCCACGGGTCCGCAGGCGATGGCCGCGCCGGAGGACACTGACCTGGCCGGCCTGTCGGAGGAACAGCTCTCCAGCCAGGAGCAGCCCGCCACCGGCATCCCGGGTGTCGACGAGATCCGCCACACCCGCAACATCAAGCTGCTGGCCAACCTGCCGAAGCCGGCACCGTTCACCAGCTCGTCGACGTGGTCGGACCTGGCCTTCCAGGACCACTACGCCATCGCGGGCAACTACGACGGCTTCGTCGTCTACGACATCCGCAACCCGCGCAAGCCCGAGATCGTGAGCAAGGTCCTGTGCCCGGGCTCGCAGAACGACGTGTCGGTCAAGGGCGACCTGCTGTTCCTGTCGACCGACTCCTCGCGCAGCGACAGCTCCTGCGCCAGCACCTCCCTGCCCGCGACCAACAAGGACGCGTGGGAGGGCATCAAGATCTTCGACATCAGCGACATCCGCAACCCGCGCTACATCAAGGCCGTCGAGACCAAGTGCGGCTCGCACACCCACACGCTCGTGCCGGACAAGCGGGGCAAGGACGTCTACCTGTACGTCTCGTCCTACAGCCCGAACGCGGCGTTCCCGGACTGCCAGCCGCCGCACGACCTGATCTCGGTCGTCAAGGTGCCGCTGAAGGACCCGACCTCGGCGCACGTGCTGTCCGAGAACGTGGTCTTCCCCGACGGCGGCAACGCCGGCCGGTCGGGCACCGTCGAGACCGGCTACGTGACCGCCACCTCCGGCTGCCACGACATCACCGTGTACCCGTCGAAGGACCTGGCGGCGGGCGCCTGCATGGGTGACGGCGTGCTGTGGGACATCTCCGACCGGGAGAAGCCCCGCGAGATCAACCGCGTGCAGGACAACGTGAACTTCGCGTTCTGGCACTCGGCGACCTTCAACAACGCCGGCACCAAGGTGATCTTCACCGACGAGCTGGGCGGCGGCGGCGCGGCGACCTGCAACGAGACGATCGCCCCCACCCGCGGCGCGGACGGCATCTACGACATCACCGGGCGCGGCGACGGCCGCAAGCTGGAGTTCCGCTCCTACTTCAAGATCCCGCGGGTGCAGGCCGACACCGAGAACTGCGTGGCGCACAACGGCTCGCTGATCCCGGTGCAGGGTCGGGACATCATGGTGCAGGCTTGGTACCAGGGCGGCATCTCGGTGTTCGACTTCACCGACTCCAGCCGGCCCAAGGAGATCGCCTGGTTCGAGCGCGGCCCGGTGCCCAACGGCGGCAGCGGTGGCGCGTGGTCGACCTACTACTACAACGGCTACATCTACTCGTCCGACATCTCGAAGGGCTTCGACGTCCTCGACATCCGCGACCCGCGGACGGCGACCGGCAAGCTCATCCGCACGGGCGAGCTGAACGTGCAGACGCAGGGCTCCTACCGGGACCTGTTCCCGCGCCGGTGA
- a CDS encoding TetR/AcrR family transcriptional regulator codes for MPRISADTLAEHRANRLRDLLDAGRDIVATEGADALTLAALARRVGLSRPSLYEYFRSREELVAAIVTDELPGWVRKLAEAVRAADGVSAKVEAYVRAELEIIADGSHGAVVALSAHALPEAARSRIRAEHDKLLAPLVDVLVEAGVPGPGLRAQLIHGAVEAAARVLRPGDGGHNATVVAALVDQVLHGLP; via the coding sequence GTGCCCAGGATCAGCGCCGACACGCTCGCGGAGCACCGCGCGAACCGGCTGCGGGACCTGCTGGACGCCGGGCGCGACATCGTCGCGACGGAGGGTGCGGACGCGCTCACCCTGGCGGCCCTCGCCCGCCGCGTCGGGCTCTCGCGGCCCAGCCTGTACGAGTACTTCCGGTCCCGGGAGGAGCTGGTGGCCGCCATCGTGACCGACGAGCTGCCCGGGTGGGTGCGGAAGTTGGCCGAGGCGGTGCGCGCGGCCGACGGGGTGAGTGCGAAGGTGGAAGCCTACGTGCGCGCTGAGCTGGAGATCATCGCCGACGGCAGCCACGGGGCGGTGGTCGCGCTGTCCGCGCACGCGCTGCCCGAGGCGGCTCGCAGTCGCATCCGGGCGGAGCACGACAAGCTGTTGGCGCCGCTGGTGGACGTGCTGGTGGAGGCCGGGGTGCCCGGTCCCGGGCTGCGGGCCCAGCTGATCCACGGTGCGGTCGAGGCCGCCGCGCGGGTGCTCCGGCCCGGGGACGGGGGGCACAACGCGACCGTGGTCGCCGCCCTGGTCGACCAGGTCCTCCACGGCCTGCCCTGA